A window of the Agrococcus jejuensis genome harbors these coding sequences:
- the otnK gene encoding 3-oxo-tetronate kinase, whose translation MHIGAVADDFTGATDLATTLQARGMRAAVVVEDRPVDAADLEGVDAVVVALKSRTAPVDEAVADSTAALERLLGWGAERVYVKYCSTFDSTDRGNIGPVLDAVRDRLGVDRTIVVPSFPANGRTVEGGVLRVHGALLEDSPMRHHPLTPMTRSRIRDLLQPQTATPVGEIGLDVVRQGTVVLRDAIEAADPGYLVVDAVTDADVRTIAAATSHLRMLSGGAALGAGIDAAGAHGTAPLQTYAGGRLVVAGSASEATRGQVAAAAAAGHAMHKVDVDAALADADAEAERIAAWMRALPADALPVVYSVGELADIRSDPSGASAAAVEHVLAGLVARVVRAGDVDRIVVAGGETSGAVVQALEAGLLRIGPQLAPGVCWSGVTTPDGHEVAVVLKSGNFGREDLFSTACEALA comes from the coding sequence ATGCACATCGGAGCCGTCGCCGACGACTTCACCGGCGCGACCGACCTCGCCACGACGCTGCAGGCGCGCGGGATGCGCGCCGCCGTCGTCGTCGAGGATCGCCCTGTCGACGCTGCCGACCTCGAGGGCGTCGACGCCGTCGTCGTCGCGCTCAAGTCGCGCACGGCACCCGTCGACGAGGCCGTCGCCGACTCCACCGCGGCGCTCGAGCGACTGCTGGGCTGGGGCGCCGAGCGCGTCTACGTGAAGTACTGCTCGACGTTCGACTCGACCGACCGCGGCAACATCGGCCCCGTGCTCGACGCCGTGCGCGACCGCCTCGGCGTCGACCGCACCATCGTGGTGCCGTCGTTCCCCGCGAACGGCCGCACCGTCGAGGGCGGCGTGCTGCGCGTGCACGGCGCGCTGCTCGAGGACTCCCCCATGCGGCACCACCCGCTCACGCCCATGACGCGGTCGCGCATCCGCGACCTGCTGCAGCCGCAGACGGCGACGCCGGTCGGCGAGATCGGCCTCGACGTCGTGCGCCAGGGCACCGTCGTGCTGCGCGACGCCATCGAGGCCGCCGACCCCGGCTACCTCGTGGTCGACGCCGTGACCGATGCCGACGTGCGCACGATCGCAGCCGCGACGAGCCACCTGCGCATGCTCTCGGGCGGCGCGGCGCTCGGCGCCGGCATCGACGCCGCCGGCGCGCACGGCACGGCGCCGCTGCAGACCTACGCGGGTGGCCGTCTCGTCGTCGCCGGCTCCGCCTCCGAGGCGACGCGCGGCCAGGTCGCCGCCGCAGCCGCCGCCGGCCACGCCATGCACAAGGTCGACGTGGATGCGGCGCTCGCCGATGCCGACGCCGAGGCCGAGCGCATCGCCGCATGGATGCGCGCGCTGCCCGCCGACGCCCTGCCGGTCGTCTACTCGGTCGGCGAGCTCGCCGACATCCGCTCCGACCCGTCCGGCGCATCCGCCGCCGCCGTCGAGCACGTGCTCGCGGGCCTCGTCGCCCGCGTCGTGCGCGCCGGCGACGTCGACCGCATCGTCGTCGCCGGCGGCGAGACGAGCGGCGCGGTCGTGCAGGCGCTCGAGGCCGGGCTGCTGCGCATCGGCCCGCAGCTCGCGCCCGGCGTGTGCTGGAGCGGCGTCACGACGCCCGACGGCCACGAGGTCGCCGTCGTGCTGAAGAGCGGCAACTTCGGACGCGAAGACCTGTTCTCGACCGCATGCGAGGCGCTGGCATGA
- a CDS encoding class II aldolase/adducin family protein: MSALQQLIDAGRTLVDAGLSPGSSGNLSVRDGDRILMTGTGTSLGALDASSMATLDASGAHLGGATASKEVPLHLATYARDAAFQAIVHVHSPYAVAASCLAPWSDESAIPPLTPYVLMRVGQVPLLPFAAPGDPALGALVTACPHPFRGALLANHGAVVAAEDLPTAVGAAIELEEACRIALLTAGAERTLIAPEHVRAIADRWGMPWTGSYGAASIDAAVPARS; this comes from the coding sequence ATGAGCGCGCTGCAGCAGCTGATCGACGCCGGCCGCACGCTCGTCGACGCCGGACTCTCCCCCGGCTCCTCCGGCAACCTGTCGGTGCGCGACGGCGACCGCATCCTCATGACCGGCACGGGCACGAGCCTCGGCGCGCTCGACGCGTCGTCGATGGCGACGCTCGACGCCTCGGGTGCGCACCTCGGCGGCGCGACGGCGTCGAAGGAGGTGCCGCTGCACCTCGCGACGTACGCGCGCGACGCGGCGTTCCAGGCGATCGTGCACGTGCACTCCCCCTACGCCGTCGCCGCCTCGTGCCTCGCGCCGTGGTCCGACGAGTCGGCCATCCCGCCGCTCACGCCGTACGTGCTCATGCGCGTCGGCCAGGTGCCGCTGCTGCCGTTCGCCGCCCCCGGCGACCCCGCCCTCGGCGCGCTCGTGACGGCGTGCCCGCATCCGTTCCGCGGCGCGCTGCTCGCGAACCACGGCGCCGTCGTGGCGGCCGAGGACCTGCCGACCGCCGTCGGCGCGGCGATCGAGCTCGAGGAGGCGTGCCGCATCGCCCTGCTCACCGCGGGCGCCGAGCGCACGCTCATCGCGCCCGAGCACGTGCGCGCGATCGCCGACCGCTGGGGCATGCCGTGGACGGGCTCGTACGGCGCCGCGTCGATCGACGCCGCGGTGCCCGCGCGCTCGTAG
- a CDS encoding homoserine dehydrogenase has product MVIRSTAPRRSTPIRVALTGANGGYGRTLLDQLRRLPDMESVQLIDPDVAGVGRMLADLGVDPATVATPATSDETAAAVAAGRIAVLADGAAIDFASIDVLVEATGRIDAGHGYADAALEHGTHVVMVSKEIESVAGVALAAKARAKGLRYLPGDGDQPADLLRLVDWVLAVGFEIVALGKSSEYDLRFDPATGVVDQNGVTIDAPGLADHLLLGDDLHATLDARAAQVASLKRSAAADACEMNVVSLYTGAVADVESMHYPVVRPDELADVYATREAGGLVGRTGAIDVFSMLRLPGEASFAGGVFAIVRTGDPVTWEILRGKGHVVSRAGDFAAIYWPYHYMGIETPLSLAAAVDGTSTLREPRQHTIMAARSTGALEAGTTFRVEGHHHEIAGVAPVIVDPDAGEIAPYYLLSGARLVRDVPAGELVQLADLDDVPQAALEAYRAGLALGV; this is encoded by the coding sequence ATGGTGATCCGAAGCACCGCGCCCCGGCGCAGCACGCCCATCCGCGTCGCCCTCACGGGTGCGAACGGCGGCTACGGCCGCACGCTGCTCGACCAGCTGCGACGCCTGCCCGACATGGAGTCCGTGCAGCTCATCGACCCCGACGTCGCAGGCGTCGGCCGCATGCTCGCCGACCTCGGCGTCGACCCCGCGACCGTCGCGACGCCCGCGACGAGCGACGAGACCGCCGCGGCCGTCGCCGCCGGCCGCATCGCCGTGCTCGCCGACGGTGCCGCGATCGACTTCGCCTCGATCGACGTGCTCGTCGAGGCCACCGGCCGCATCGACGCCGGCCACGGCTACGCCGACGCCGCCCTCGAGCACGGCACGCACGTCGTCATGGTCTCGAAGGAGATCGAGTCGGTCGCGGGCGTCGCCCTCGCCGCCAAGGCCCGTGCGAAGGGGCTGCGCTACCTGCCCGGCGACGGCGACCAGCCCGCCGACCTGCTGCGCCTCGTCGACTGGGTGCTCGCCGTCGGCTTCGAGATCGTCGCGCTCGGCAAGTCGAGCGAGTACGACCTGCGCTTCGACCCCGCGACGGGCGTCGTCGACCAGAACGGCGTGACGATCGACGCGCCGGGCCTCGCCGACCACCTGCTGCTCGGCGACGATCTCCACGCGACCCTCGACGCACGTGCGGCGCAGGTCGCGAGCCTCAAGCGGTCCGCCGCCGCCGACGCGTGCGAGATGAACGTCGTCTCGCTCTACACGGGCGCCGTCGCCGACGTCGAGTCGATGCACTACCCCGTCGTGCGCCCCGACGAGCTCGCCGACGTCTACGCGACGCGCGAAGCCGGCGGCCTCGTCGGCCGCACGGGCGCGATCGACGTGTTCTCGATGCTGCGCCTGCCCGGCGAGGCATCGTTCGCAGGCGGCGTCTTCGCCATCGTGCGCACGGGCGACCCCGTCACGTGGGAGATCCTGCGCGGCAAGGGCCACGTCGTCTCGCGCGCAGGCGACTTCGCCGCCATCTACTGGCCGTACCACTACATGGGCATCGAGACGCCGCTGTCGCTCGCCGCCGCCGTCGACGGCACGTCGACGCTGCGCGAGCCGCGCCAGCACACGATCATGGCCGCGCGCTCCACGGGTGCGCTCGAGGCCGGCACGACGTTCCGCGTCGAGGGCCACCACCACGAGATCGCCGGCGTCGCGCCCGTGATCGTCGACCCGGATGCGGGCGAGATCGCCCCGTACTACCTGCTCTCGGGCGCGCGCCTCGTGCGCGACGTCCCCGCAGGCGAGCTGGTGCAGCTCGCCGATCTCGACGACGTGCCGCAGGCCGCGCTCGAGGCGTATCGCGCCGGCCTCGCGCTCGGCGTCTGA
- a CDS encoding SLC13 family permease — MIEVIALVVLVAVFAVSAIRGVHMGALAFVAALLVGVLVVGEPLDDVLGGFPVDALLILLGITYLFGIARTVGAVDWLVDRSVRLIGDRVALIPWAMLLVGTLVACLGTSHAAFTIVPIAMSLAHKHRIHSTMMGIFMSSAIVGGALAPTSIVGITVMTVASTADIAYNPALMFGLSIGINVLVSTVAFFMFGGRELIARGRAARLAAAEDAPLGSGGRTAVTTAVDTEAPVLTRYGVLTLVAIPVLIVGFAAVTMLDIDLNLGAVALTLAVALAFVDPKVGKQALGKIDWNTILLLGGIITYVGVLTRLGAIDQLGEVARSVSIPLVAAFVMCVIAALVSAFASTIGIIGALIPLAVPLLVPGGGLEMTGFIYALAISASLVDCAPFGTTGATIVASGHEDDRPRLYKHLATWGLSMVVIGPVVTLLLFVVPFLGL, encoded by the coding sequence ATGATCGAGGTCATCGCCCTCGTCGTCCTCGTCGCCGTGTTCGCCGTCTCGGCGATCCGCGGCGTGCACATGGGCGCGCTCGCGTTCGTCGCCGCGCTGCTCGTCGGCGTGCTCGTCGTCGGCGAGCCCCTCGACGACGTGCTCGGCGGCTTCCCCGTCGACGCGCTGCTCATCCTGCTCGGCATCACGTACCTGTTCGGCATCGCCCGCACCGTCGGCGCCGTCGACTGGCTCGTCGACCGCTCGGTGCGCCTCATCGGCGACCGCGTCGCGCTCATCCCGTGGGCCATGCTGCTCGTCGGCACGCTCGTGGCCTGCCTCGGCACGTCGCACGCCGCCTTCACGATCGTGCCGATCGCGATGTCGCTCGCGCACAAGCACCGCATCCACTCGACGATGATGGGCATCTTCATGTCGTCGGCGATCGTCGGTGGCGCGCTCGCCCCGACGAGCATCGTCGGCATCACGGTCATGACGGTCGCGAGCACGGCCGACATCGCGTACAACCCCGCGCTGATGTTCGGGCTGTCGATCGGCATCAACGTGCTCGTGTCGACCGTCGCGTTCTTCATGTTCGGCGGCCGCGAGCTCATCGCGCGCGGTCGCGCCGCCAGGCTCGCAGCAGCCGAGGACGCACCGCTCGGCTCGGGCGGCCGTACCGCCGTCACGACGGCCGTCGACACCGAGGCTCCCGTGCTCACGCGCTACGGCGTGCTCACGCTCGTCGCGATCCCCGTGCTCATCGTCGGCTTCGCCGCCGTCACGATGCTCGACATCGACCTCAACCTCGGCGCCGTCGCGCTGACGCTCGCCGTCGCGCTCGCGTTCGTCGACCCCAAGGTCGGCAAGCAGGCGCTCGGCAAGATCGACTGGAACACGATCCTGCTGCTCGGCGGCATCATCACGTACGTCGGCGTGCTCACGCGCCTCGGCGCCATCGACCAGCTCGGCGAGGTCGCCCGCTCGGTGAGCATCCCGCTCGTCGCCGCGTTCGTCATGTGCGTCATCGCCGCCCTCGTGTCGGCATTCGCCTCGACGATCGGCATCATCGGCGCGCTCATCCCGCTCGCCGTGCCGCTGCTCGTGCCCGGCGGCGGCCTCGAGATGACGGGCTTCATCTACGCCCTCGCCATCTCGGCGTCGCTCGTCGACTGCGCGCCGTTCGGCACGACCGGCGCGACGATCGTCGCCTCCGGCCACGAGGACGACCGCCCGCGCCTCTACAAGCACCTCGCGACGTGGGGACTGTCGATGGTCGTCATCGGCCCCGTCGTCACGCTGCTGCTGTTCGTGGTGCCGTTCCTCGGCCTGTAG